GCGAATATCGATCCGTTCATTGAAAAGTATGTCTGCGAAAAATTAGGAACGAAACCAGCACCGGTTTCAACACAGACGTTACAGCGCGATCGTCATGCACACTATATGTCGACACTGGCTTTGATCGCGACATCGATTGAAAAGATGGCAACGGAGATCCGGGGTCTACAAAAGACAGAAACACGTGAAGTCGAAGAATTCTTCGCTAAAGGTCAAAAAGGATCATCAGCGATGCCGCACAAGCGGAATCCGATCGGCTCTGAGAACATGACGGGTCTTGCCCGAGTCATCCGTGGACACATGGTGACGGCGTACGAGAACGTCTCACTCTGGCACGAACGCGATATCTCGCATTCTTCGGCAGAACGCATCATTCTTCCAGACGCAACAGGACTGCTCAACTACATGTTGAACCGTTTCGGAAACATTGTGAAGAACTTGACGGTCTTCCCGGACAACATGAAACGGAACATGGACCGGACGTTTGGGGTCATCTTCTCGGGACATGTCTTACTCGCTTTAATCGAAAAAGGCTGGTCTCGTGAAGCAGCGTATGATTTCGTTCAACCGCGTGCGATGCAGGCGTGGGAAGAACAAATCATGTTCCGTGACTTATTGTGGCAAGAACAGGACATTCAACAGCTGTTCACAGAAGAAGAGCTCGATGCGTGTTTCGATCCGACGTACCATACGAGTCGTGTCGATGAAATTTTTGAACGGTGTGGCTTGAACTAATCAACCTGAGACGGGGCACTTGCCCCGTCTACATCTTAGGATCATGGGGGACGAAAGCGATGCAACCACTTTATGAAGGAAAAGCAAAACGATTGTACACGACGCAGGAGCAGGATGTGCTCCGGATCGTCTATAAAGACGAGGCCACGGCATTCAACGGCGAGAAAAAAGAAATATTTGCTGGAAAAGGCGAATTGAACAACCGATTGACGAGTCATTTCTTTGAAATCCTCGAACAAGCGGGCATTCCGACACATTTCATTGAGCGTGTTTCGGAGCGCGAACAGCTCGTACGTCGTGTCACTATCATTCCACTCGAAGTCGTCGTCCGGAACGTCGTCGCAGGAAGCTTGAGTAAACGGCTCGGTATCGAAGAAGGTACAGTGCTCGAAACACCAATCGTTGAGTTCTACTATAAAGATGATACGTTAGGCGATCCACTCGTCACCTCATCACACATTAATTTACTGAAGATTGCGACTTCTGAAGAGCTAGAAGAGCTGTCGGACAAAGCACTTCGCGTGAATGAAGTCTTGCAACCGTACTTCCGTCAAAACGGAATCACGTTGATTGATTTTAAACTAGAGTACGGCAAAACGGCAGATGGAACGATTCTACTGGCTGATGAGATTTCACCTGATACATGCCGCTTGTGGGACCAGGAAACTGGAGAACATCTCGATAAAGATGTCTTCCGACGTAATATCGGTTCACTGACAGAGACATACCAAACACTATTCAATCGCCTAGGGGGAAACACACAATGAAAAAAGTCATCGTATCGATTGCATTACGGGAAAGCATTTTAGATCCACAAGGAGTTGCTGTAAAAGGCGGATTGCAACAGCTTGGTTTTAACGGTGTCGAGAGTGTCCGAATCGGAAAACAGATTGAACTGCTCGTTGAAACGGAAACGACAGAAGCGATGATTCATGAGATGTGTCAAAAACTACTCGTTAACACGGTGATGGAAGATTACCAGATTACGATTGAAGAGGTGACGCCAGCATGAAGTTCGCGGTCATCGTCTTTCCGGGATCGAACTGTGATTTAGATATGTATCATGCGGTTAGGGATGCGCTCGGAGAAGAAGCCGAATACGTTTTCCATACCGAAACATCACTTGAAGGCTACGATGGTGTCCTGTTACCAGGTGGGTTCTCATACGGAGACTATCTTCGTTGCGGTGCGATCGCGCGCTTCTCACCGATCATGGAAGAAGTTAAACGCTTCGCGGCAGAAGGGAAAACGGTTCTCGGGGTATGTAACGGATTCCAGATTCTTGTCGAAGCGGGACTCTTACCAGGTGTCTTGCACCGGAACAACGGTTTAAAGTTCATGTGCCGAACGGTCGAACTGAAGGTTGAGAATACGAAGACACGTTTTACATCAGATTATACGCCAGGCGAGACGATCTCGATTCCGATCGCGCATGGTGAAGGAAACTACTACTGTGATGATGCAACTTATGCGATGCTCCAAACAAACGGGCAAATTGCTTTCACATATGTTGACAATCCGAACGGTTCGCGCGGCGATATCGCCGGGATCACGAATAAAGCCGGAAATGTTCTTGGGATGATGCCACACCCAGAACGAGCGGTCGAGCTATTGACTGGCGGAACAGATGGATTGAAACTCTTTACTTCACTCGTCAAACAGGGGGCACACCATGCTAAAACAACAGTCTGAACCAACACCAGAATTGATTCAAGAGCAACGCGTTTATGCCACGATGGGCTTAAGCGATACGGAATACCAGATGGTCGTCGATTTACTGGGACGCCAACCGAACTACACAGAAACAGGCTTGTTCTCGGTCATGTGGTCTGAGCATTGTTCGTACAAGACATCTAAACCCGTCCTTCGTCAATTCCCGACGACTGGACCACGTGTCTTGCAGGGACCGGGTGAAGGAGCAGGTGTCGTTGATATCGGCGATGAGCAGGCTGTCGTCTTTAAAATTGAAAGCCACAATCACCCATCAGCCGTTGAACCATACCAAGGCGCTGCAACCGGCGTCGGCGGAATCATTCGCGACATCTTCTCGATGGGCGCCCGCCCGGTCGCTCTCATGAACTCGCTCCGTTTCGGTCATCTCGGTACACCACGTGTCAATCAACTGTTCGAACAAGTTGTCGCTGGGATCGCGGGTTATGGCAACTGTGTCGGTATCCCGACGATCGGTGGCGAAATCGGATTTGATCGTTCGTATGAAGGCAATCCGCTCGTCAACGCGATGTGTATCGGTTTGATCAACCATGCCGATATTCAAAAAGGTCAGGCAAAAGGTGTCGGTAACTCAGTCATGTACGTCGGTGCAGCTACTGGGCGCGACGGCATTCATGGTGCGACGTTTGCCTCGGAGGATCTCGGAGAGGATACAGAAGCAAAACGTCCGGCTGTTCAAGTCGGTGATCCATTCATGGAAAAGCTGTTGATTGAAGCTTGTCTTGAGATCGTTGGTCATCCAGCACTTGTCGGAATGCAGGATATGGGCGCTGCTGGACTAACATCTTCTTCAGCAGAGATGGCTTCAAAAGCAGGCATGGGCATCGAGATGCACCTCGATGACGTCCCGCAACGGGAGACAGGGATGACAGCCTACGAAATGATGCTCTCAGAATCACAAGAACGAATGTTACTCGTCGTCAAGCGTGGTCGTGAGGCAGAGATTGAAGCAATCGTCAGCAAATGGGGACTCCATGCCGTTCACGTTGGAGAAGTCATTGAAGAGAAAGTCTTACGTTTGATCCATCATGGGGATATCGTGGCGGAAGTTCCGGTTGACGCGTTAGCGGAAGAAGCACCAGTCTATGAAAAACCATCCCGCGTTCCTGCGTACTATGAAGAATTCCAAGCGATGGAAGAGACACTCCCAGTCGTCGAGGACGTCGTTGAGACATGGCGAGCACTACTTCGTCAGCCGACGATCGCGTCAAAACGCTGGGTCTACGATCAGTACGATCATATGGTTCAGACATCGACGGTCGTCGCACCAGGATCAGACGCAGCCGTCATCCGCGTCCGCGGTACGAACAAAGCGCTCGCAATGACGACCGACTGCAACAGTCGTTTCGTCTACTTGGATCCATACGTCGGTGGACAGATTGCCGTGGCGGAAGCAGCCCGTAATATCGTCGCGAGTGGTGCGACACCACTTGCCATAACGGATTGCCTGAACTTCGGAAATCCGGATAAACCAGAAGGCTTCTGGCAGTTGCAGCAAGCAACAGCCGGTATGGCGGAAGCATGTCGTGTCCTTGAGACACCCGTCATCGGTGGGAACGTCTCACTCTACAACGAGTCAGCTGGTCAAGCGGTTCACCCGACACCGGTCGTCGGAATGGTCGGATTACACGAGCAGACAGAATGGATCACGACACAACACGTCAAACAAGCAGGTGACCAGATTTATCTGTTAGGTGAAACAACAGCCGAGTTTGGTGGTAGTGAGCTTCAATATATGCAATTCGGTAAATCATTCGGTCGCGCACCGCAGATCGATTTAGCAGTCGAACACGCACGCTTACAATTGTTACAACAAGCAGTACAAGCAGGTGAAGTCAATGCGATGCATGATGTGTCAGAAGGTGGTCTTGCAATCGCCCTCGCTGAGATGACATTTGGGACGAACCTCGGATTGACAGTTCAGTTTGATGGACCAACGTTACACCTGTTCAGTGAATCGCAATCACGTTTCGTCGTCACTGTGCCACAAGCACACGCTGCAGCATTCGAACAACGGACCGGTGCTCAAGCGATCGGTGTCGTCACGAACGATGAGCTTCTTGTCATCGAGACGGCAGAGACACGGATCGAAGCAGACCGTTCGACCTTACAGGAAGACTGGGAAGGAGCAATCGCGTGTTATATGACATCAAAGGACTAAATGAGGAGTGTGGCGTCTTCGGGATCTTCGGACAACCGAATGCAGCGCAACTCGCCTATTACGGCTTGCATAGTTTGCAACACCGGGGACAGGAAGGGGCAGGAATCGTCACGAGTGACGGCGAAGACCTCTTCCCGCACCGCGGGCAAGGACTCGTGACGGAAGTCTTTTCGGAAGAGACACTGACAGACCTTAAAGGACATCACGCGATCGGACACGTCCGGTATTCGACAGCAGGGGGAAATACGCTTGAGAATACCCAACCGCTTCATTTCAAATCGCGGACGGGAGATCTTGCCCTCGCGCATAACGGAAACCTCGTTAACGCCGATTCACTGAAGCATCTACTAGAAGCAGAAGGTGCCATCTTTCAGACGACGAGTGATACGGAAGTCGTCGCTCACCTTGTCAAACGCAGCAAGCTCGAGACACTCGAAGATCGGATTGCCGATAGTCTCGCGCGTCTTGTCGGGGCATTTGCATTCCTCTTCTTAACGGAAGATACGCTATTCGTGGCAGTTGATCCACACGGACTTCGTCCACTGTCACTCGGGAAGACACCGGACGGCGGCATCGTGTTTGCGTCAGAGACATGTGCCTTTGATATCGTCGGTGCAGAGTTCATTCGTGATATTGAGCCGGGGGAGCTCGTGACGATCACAGAACACGGCATGTCGTCTCGTCAATACATGGAGCCACGTGAACGGGCGATGTGTTCGATGGAATATATCTACTTCTCACGTCCGGATTCAATCATTGATGGTGTCAACGTCCATACGGCTCGCAAAGCACTTGGGAAAAAGATGTATGAAGAAGCACCGGTCGAAGCAGACGTCGTTACCGGGGTACCGGATTCAAGTATCTCGGCAGCGATCGGTTACGCGGAAGCGAGTGGGATTCCGTATGAAATGGGATTGATCAAGAACCGGTATGTCGGACGGACGTTCATCCAGCCGTCACAGGAGTTGCGGGAACGTGGGGTCAAAATGAAGTTGTCCGCGTTACGCGGCGTCGTACAAGGCAAGCGTGTCATCATGGTCGATGATTCGATCGTTCGGGGAACGACGAGTCGTCGGATCGTCGGTTTATTACGTGAAGCCGGTGCAACGGAAGTTCATGTCCGTATCACGGCACCACCGATTACGAATCCATGTTATTACGGGATTGATACATCGTCAAAAGACGAGCTAATCTCTGCCCGGTTGATGCCGGAAGAGATCCGTCAAGAAATCGGTGCTGATTCACTTGAGTTCCTAACTGTACCGGGTATGGTCGATGCAATCGATCGTCCGTTTGAAGGACCATTAAAAGGACAATGTACCGCTTGTTTCACAGGAGAGTACCCGACACCACTCGGTTCGCTCGAGTTAGAAGCTAAACTTTGATAGATGGGGGAAGAACATGAGCAAACATTACGAAGCAGCAGGTGTGAGTCTGACGGCAGGATATGAGTCCGTCACTCGAATGAAAAAACACGTCGCCCGTTCGATGCGCAAAGAAGTATTAACGGGACTCGGTAGCTTTGGTGCGATGTTCGACCTCAGCCAATTGCAGTTGAAAGAACCGGTTCTCGTCAGCGGAACGGATGGTGTTGGTACGAAACTCAAGCTTGCCTTCGCACTCGAACAACACGATACAATCGGGATCGACTGTGTTGCGATGTGCGTGAACGATATCATCGTCCAAGGAGCAGAACCGCTTTATTTCCTTGACTACATCGCGCTCGGTCAGGCGATTCCAGCAAAGATCGAACGCATCGTCGCAGGTGTTGCTGAAGGATGTGTTCAAGCCGGATGTACGTTGATCGGTGGCGAGACGGCAGAAATGCCAGGGATGTACGCGGATGGCGAATACGATATCGCTGGTTTTGCCGTCGGTGCCGTTGAAAAACAAAAATTGATCACCGGTGACAAGGTCGCAGCAGGCGATGTCATTCTTGGGCTCGCTTCGTCCGGTGTCCATTCGAACGGCTTTTCACTCGTTCGTAAAATCGTCGCCGAGAGTGGACTTAGCTACGAAGATGAAGTCATGATGCTCGGTCATACGCTTGGTAATGCGCTTCTCATGCCGACACGTATCTACGTCGAAGCGGTCAAAGCTGCCCTTGAGACGGAAAAGATTCAAGCGATGGTCCATATTACAGGTGGCGGGTTCTACGAGAACGTACCACGCGTCTTGCCAGAAGGTCTCGGCGCATCGTTTG
This window of the Exiguobacterium acetylicum genome carries:
- the purQ gene encoding phosphoribosylformylglycinamidine synthase subunit PurQ, with amino-acid sequence MKFAVIVFPGSNCDLDMYHAVRDALGEEAEYVFHTETSLEGYDGVLLPGGFSYGDYLRCGAIARFSPIMEEVKRFAAEGKTVLGVCNGFQILVEAGLLPGVLHRNNGLKFMCRTVELKVENTKTRFTSDYTPGETISIPIAHGEGNYYCDDATYAMLQTNGQIAFTYVDNPNGSRGDIAGITNKAGNVLGMMPHPERAVELLTGGTDGLKLFTSLVKQGAHHAKTTV
- the purM gene encoding phosphoribosylformylglycinamidine cyclo-ligase; translated protein: MSKHYEAAGVSLTAGYESVTRMKKHVARSMRKEVLTGLGSFGAMFDLSQLQLKEPVLVSGTDGVGTKLKLAFALEQHDTIGIDCVAMCVNDIIVQGAEPLYFLDYIALGQAIPAKIERIVAGVAEGCVQAGCTLIGGETAEMPGMYADGEYDIAGFAVGAVEKQKLITGDKVAAGDVILGLASSGVHSNGFSLVRKIVAESGLSYEDEVMMLGHTLGNALLMPTRIYVEAVKAALETEKIQAMVHITGGGFYENVPRVLPEGLGASFDPKRWPTLPVFDWLEQAGDLPRHDMYNVFNMGIGFMLIVKPEDVAEVTARLARENETAYVIGQVTDQAGVRIQGVDA
- the purL gene encoding phosphoribosylformylglycinamidine synthase subunit PurL translates to MLKQQSEPTPELIQEQRVYATMGLSDTEYQMVVDLLGRQPNYTETGLFSVMWSEHCSYKTSKPVLRQFPTTGPRVLQGPGEGAGVVDIGDEQAVVFKIESHNHPSAVEPYQGAATGVGGIIRDIFSMGARPVALMNSLRFGHLGTPRVNQLFEQVVAGIAGYGNCVGIPTIGGEIGFDRSYEGNPLVNAMCIGLINHADIQKGQAKGVGNSVMYVGAATGRDGIHGATFASEDLGEDTEAKRPAVQVGDPFMEKLLIEACLEIVGHPALVGMQDMGAAGLTSSSAEMASKAGMGIEMHLDDVPQRETGMTAYEMMLSESQERMLLVVKRGREAEIEAIVSKWGLHAVHVGEVIEEKVLRLIHHGDIVAEVPVDALAEEAPVYEKPSRVPAYYEEFQAMEETLPVVEDVVETWRALLRQPTIASKRWVYDQYDHMVQTSTVVAPGSDAAVIRVRGTNKALAMTTDCNSRFVYLDPYVGGQIAVAEAARNIVASGATPLAITDCLNFGNPDKPEGFWQLQQATAGMAEACRVLETPVIGGNVSLYNESAGQAVHPTPVVGMVGLHEQTEWITTQHVKQAGDQIYLLGETTAEFGGSELQYMQFGKSFGRAPQIDLAVEHARLQLLQQAVQAGEVNAMHDVSEGGLAIALAEMTFGTNLGLTVQFDGPTLHLFSESQSRFVVTVPQAHAAAFEQRTGAQAIGVVTNDELLVIETAETRIEADRSTLQEDWEGAIACYMTSKD
- the purB gene encoding adenylosuccinate lyase: MIERYTRPEMKAIWTEQNKFEAWLKVEILACEAWSELGVIPKEDVQLLWDNASFDVNRILEIEQETRHDVIAFTRAVSETLGEERKWVHYGLTSTDVVDTALSYLLKQANDILAADLDRFIEILKVKANEHKYTVMMGRTHGVHAEPTTFGLKLALWYEEMKRNKVRFEAARETVEYGKMSGAVGTFANIDPFIEKYVCEKLGTKPAPVSTQTLQRDRHAHYMSTLALIATSIEKMATEIRGLQKTETREVEEFFAKGQKGSSAMPHKRNPIGSENMTGLARVIRGHMVTAYENVSLWHERDISHSSAERIILPDATGLLNYMLNRFGNIVKNLTVFPDNMKRNMDRTFGVIFSGHVLLALIEKGWSREAAYDFVQPRAMQAWEEQIMFRDLLWQEQDIQQLFTEEELDACFDPTYHTSRVDEIFERCGLN
- the purF gene encoding amidophosphoribosyltransferase — encoded protein: MLYDIKGLNEECGVFGIFGQPNAAQLAYYGLHSLQHRGQEGAGIVTSDGEDLFPHRGQGLVTEVFSEETLTDLKGHHAIGHVRYSTAGGNTLENTQPLHFKSRTGDLALAHNGNLVNADSLKHLLEAEGAIFQTTSDTEVVAHLVKRSKLETLEDRIADSLARLVGAFAFLFLTEDTLFVAVDPHGLRPLSLGKTPDGGIVFASETCAFDIVGAEFIRDIEPGELVTITEHGMSSRQYMEPRERAMCSMEYIYFSRPDSIIDGVNVHTARKALGKKMYEEAPVEADVVTGVPDSSISAAIGYAEASGIPYEMGLIKNRYVGRTFIQPSQELRERGVKMKLSALRGVVQGKRVIMVDDSIVRGTTSRRIVGLLREAGATEVHVRITAPPITNPCYYGIDTSSKDELISARLMPEEIRQEIGADSLEFLTVPGMVDAIDRPFEGPLKGQCTACFTGEYPTPLGSLELEAKL
- the purC gene encoding phosphoribosylaminoimidazolesuccinocarboxamide synthase, yielding MQPLYEGKAKRLYTTQEQDVLRIVYKDEATAFNGEKKEIFAGKGELNNRLTSHFFEILEQAGIPTHFIERVSEREQLVRRVTIIPLEVVVRNVVAGSLSKRLGIEEGTVLETPIVEFYYKDDTLGDPLVTSSHINLLKIATSEELEELSDKALRVNEVLQPYFRQNGITLIDFKLEYGKTADGTILLADEISPDTCRLWDQETGEHLDKDVFRRNIGSLTETYQTLFNRLGGNTQ
- the purS gene encoding phosphoribosylformylglycinamidine synthase subunit PurS gives rise to the protein MKKVIVSIALRESILDPQGVAVKGGLQQLGFNGVESVRIGKQIELLVETETTEAMIHEMCQKLLVNTVMEDYQITIEEVTPA